A window from Macaca nemestrina isolate mMacNem1 chromosome 8, mMacNem.hap1, whole genome shotgun sequence encodes these proteins:
- the LOC105488455 gene encoding zinc finger protein 623: MSDKLTVMELPSPESEEVHEPRLGELLGNPEGQSLGSSPCQDRGCKQVTVTHWKIQTGETAQVCAKSGRNPILNSDLLLLQRELIEGDANPCDICGKTFTFNSDLVRHRISHAGEKPYRCDQCGKGFGQSSHLMEHQRIHTGERLYVCNVCGKDFIHYAGLIEHQHVHSGDKPFKCAQCGKAFGHSSDLIRHQRVHTRERPFECKECGKGFSQSSLLIRHQRIHTGERPYECNECGKSFIRSSSLIRHYQIHTEVKQYECKECGKAFRHRSDLIEHQRIHTGERPFECNECGKAFIRSSKLIQHQRIHTGERPYVCNECGKRFSQTSNFTQHQRIHTGEKLYECNECGKAFFLSSYLIRHQKIHTGERVYECKECGKAFLQKAHLTEHQKIHSGDRPFECKDCGKAFIQSSKLLLHQIIHTGEKPYACSYCGKGFIQRSNFLQHQKIHTEEKLYECSQYGRDFNSTTNFKNNQSVHQEGLSLSKAPIHLGERSVDQGQHIDNL, translated from the coding sequence ATGTCAGATAAACTCACAGTGATGGAGCTCCCGTCTCCCGAGTCTGAGGAAGTCCATGAGCCCAGATTAGGGGAGCTTTTGGGAAATCCAGAAGGTCAGAGCCTGGGGAGTTCCCCCTGTCAGGACAGGGGCTGCAAGCAGGTGACAGTGACCCATTGGAAGATCCAAACAGGAGAGACAGCTCAAGTGTGTGCCAAGTCAGGAAGAAACCCTATTCTGAACTCAGACCTTCTTCTGCTTCAGAGAGAGCTCATAGAGGGGGATGCCAATCCTTGCGATATCTGTGGCAAAACCTTCACGTTTAATTCCGACCTAGTTAGGCATCGGATTTCGCATGCTGGGGAGAAACCTTACAGGTGCGATCAGTGTGGGAAAGGCTTTGGCCAGAGCTCACACCTTATGGagcatcagagaattcacactggagagagacTCTACGTCTGTAACGTGTGTGGGAAAGACTTCATTCACTATGCAGGTCTCATTGAGCATCAGCACGTTCATTCAGGAGACAAGCCCTTCAAATGTGCACAGTGTGGGAAGGCGTTTGGTCACAGTTCAGACCTGATTAGGCACCAGAGAGTTCACACCAGAGAGAGACCTTTCGAATGCAAAGAGTGTGGAAAAGGCTTCAGTCAGAGCTCCTTACTTATTCGTCATCAGAGGATTCACACGGGAGAAAGGCCCTATGAGTGCAATGAATGTGGGAAATCCTTCATAAGGAGCTCGAGCCTCATTCGCCACTATCAGATCCACACAGAAGTGAAACAGTATGAATGCAAAGAATGTGGGAAGGCATTCCGTCATCGCTCAGACCTTATCGAGCACCAGAGGATCCACACCGGAGAGAGACCCTTTGAATGCAATGAGTGCGGGAAAGCCTTTATTCGGAGCTCGAAGCTCATTCAGCATCAGAGGATCCATACTGGGGAGAGGCCTTACGTGTGCAACGAGTGTGGGAAGCGCTTCAGCCAGACGTCAAACTTCACCCagcatcagagaattcacactggagagaaactctATGAATGTAACGAGTGTGGGAAAGCTTTCTTTCTGAGTTCATACCTTATTCGACACCAGAAGATCCACACTGGAGAGAGAGtgtatgaatgtaaggaatgcgGGAAAGCGTTTCTCCAGAAAGCCCATCTCACTGAGCACCAGAAGATCCACTCTGGGGACAGGCCCTTCGAATGTAAAGACTGTGGGAAAGCCTTCATCCAGAGCTCCAAGCTGCTTCTGCACCAGATcattcacactggagaaaagcccTATGCCTGCAGTTACTGTGGGAAAGGCTTTATTCAGAGGTCAAACTTCCTTCAGCACCAGAAGATTCATACTGAAGAGAAGCTCTATGAATGTAGTCAGTATGGGAGAGATTTTAACTCAactacaaactttaaaaataatcaaagtgTTCACCAAGAGGGACTCTCCTTGAGTAAGGCCCCCATACATTTGGGCGAGAGGTCTGTCGATCAGGGGCAACACATAGAtaacttataa